A window of the Henckelia pumila isolate YLH828 chromosome 3, ASM3356847v2, whole genome shotgun sequence genome harbors these coding sequences:
- the LOC140886687 gene encoding probable protein phosphatase 2C 60, whose translation MFSGLLKLFRACFRPKADRYAHTSSESGGRQDGLLWYKDTGQHSCGDFSMAVVQANNLLEDQSQLESGCLSSNDSGPYGTFVGIYDGHGGPETSRFINEHLFQHLKRFTAEHQTMSVEVIRKAFEATEDGFFSVVSRQWPMRPQMAAVGSCCLVGIICSGTLYIASLGDSRAVLGRLVKATEEVLAIQLSTEHNASYESVRKELQSLHPDDSQIVVLRHNVWRVKGIIQISRSIGDVYLKKAEYNREPLYAKFRLREPFKRPILSAEPAITVQQLLPHDQFVIFASDGLWEHLTNQEAVDLVHNHPRSGIARRLVKTALQEAAKKREMRYSDLKKIDRGVRRHFHDDITVVVLFLDSNLVSRSSSFRTPKVSIKGGGINLPPNILAPFTGPTETGST comes from the exons ATGTTTTCTGggttattaaaattatttagggCCTGTTTTCGGCCTAAGGCTGATCGATATGCTCACACAAGTTCAGAGTCTGGTGGTCGACAAGATGGACTTCTGTGGTATAAGGACACGGGGCAGCATTCTTGCGGAGATTTTTCGATGGCTGTAGTTCAAGCAAATAATTTACTTGAGGATCAGAGCCAACTTGAATCTGGTTGTCTCAGCTCGAATGATTCAGGGCCATATGGTACTTTTGTGGGAATTTATGATGGACATGGCGGTCCTGAGACTTCTCGGTTCATCAATGAGCATCTCTTCCAACATCTGAAGA GGTTCACTGCAGAACATCAGACCATGTCGGTGGAGGTTATTCGGAAAGCATTTGAAGCCACGGAAGATGGCTTTTTCTCAGTCGTCAGCAGGCAGTGGCCCATGAGACCCCAGATGGCAGCGGTGGGCTCCTGCTGTCTTGTTGGAATCATCTGCAGTGGAACTCTTTATATTGCCAGTCTTGGTGATTCTCGTGCTGTTTTGGGGAGACTTGTCAAGGCTACAGAAGAAGTCCTCGCCATTCAACTCTCGACGGAGCACAACGCGAGTTATGAGTCCGTGAGAAAGGAGCTGCAATCTCTACACCCTGACGACTCGCAAATTGTTGTTCTAAGACATAATGTATGGCGTGTGAAAGGTATCATACAG ATCTCAAGATCTATCGGAGACGTGTATTTGAAAAAGGCTGAGTATAACAGGGAGCCATTGTACGCCAAATTTCGTCTGCGTGAACCTTTTAAAAGACCAATTTTAAGTGCAGAACCTGCAATTACTGTACAACAGTTGCTACCTCATGATCAGTTCGTCATATTTGCCTCAGATGGCCTTTGGGAGCATCTTACCAACCAAGAAGCCGTTGATCTTGTCCACAATCATCCACGCAGT GGCATTGCAAGAAGATTAGTGAAAACGGCATTGCAAGAGGCCGCAAAGAAGAGGGAGATGAGGTACTCAGACCTGAAGAAAATTGATCGAGGGGTGCGTCGTCATTTCCATGATGACATCACAGTTGTGGTGTTATTTCTCGACTCAAATCTAGTGAGCCGGTCTAGTTCCTTCAGGACTCCTAAAGTATCCATTAAAGGAGGGGGCATCAATCTTCCTCCCAACATTCTTGCACCATTTACTGGGCCCACGGAAACTGGCTCTACTTGA
- the LOC140886688 gene encoding protein CHAPERONE-LIKE PROTEIN OF POR1, chloroplastic — translation MVAAILVRLNHSLLGRGSHRPRAPTRRRPPSSPIIKAVKPDRRGSWGTLFTRRMLALPIQAGSRADDSASFEMSVENALKLLGVPEEASFEDILRAKNSLVAACKDDQQAISQVEAAYDMLLMQSLTQRRAGKVVDSNIRYADVKPVNAPKMDSMPKWLQSTVKNAPLSVEAPSTSELGVQAGVYGALMVLAYVNGVSASSATPYAGADVPGLILATSFGTSLYFMTKKNIKLGKATVITIGGLVAGAVVGSAVESWLQVDIVPFIGIHSPATVVSEFILFSQLLVSLYLR, via the exons ATGGTTGCAGCTATATTGGTCCGGCTCAATCACTCACTTCTGGGCCGCGGTTCACACCGACCCAGAGCCCCGACTCGTCGCCGGCCTCCCTCATCCCCCATAATCAAGGCGGTCAAGCCAGACCGCCGTGGTTCGTGGGGTACACTGTTCACCAGGCGTATGTTAGCTTTGCCGATCCAAGCTGGCTCACGAGCTGACGATTCGGCGTCTTTCGAGATGTCCGTGGAGAATGCCCTCAAACTCCTCGGTGTTCCTGAAGAGGCTTCGTTTGAGGATATTCTTCGAGCCAAGAATTCACTTGTTGCCGCTTGTAAAGATGACCAGCAAGCAATTTCTCAG GTAGAGGCTGCATATGATATGCTGCTGATGCAAAGCTTAACACAAAGGAGAGCGGGGAAAGTTGTGGATAGCAACATTCGTTATGCTGATGTTAAACCTGTAAATGCTCCTAAAATGGATTCAATGCCTAAATGGCTACAGAGTACCGTAAAAAATGCACCTCTCTCGGTTGAAGCACCATCAACCAGTGAGTTGGGTGTGCAAGCTGGAGTTTATGGGGCTTTAATGGTCTTGGCATATGTAAATGGAGTTTCAGCATCTTCCGCAACTCCATATGCAGGGGCTGATGTTCCTGGCTTGATCTTAGCAACCAGTTTTGGGACATCCTTGTATttcatgaccaagaaaaatatcaagttGG GTAAGGCTACAGTGATTACTATTGGAGGGCTTGTGGCTGGTGCAGTAGTGGGTTCAGCAGTTGAGAGTTGGTTGCAAGTCGATATCGTCCCGTTTATCGGCATACACTCTCCTGCTACCGTTGTGAGTGAATTCATACTCTTCTCACAGCTTTTGGTCTCCTTATATTTGAGATAG
- the LOC140891475 gene encoding uncharacterized protein: MMPKVGLLYANSVAGNSTLRLNPKMFACWRVCLALPSSVSNASFRRGFCCRAGDQVVSLTERKSNKKVIVVGSGWAGLGAAHHLCKQGFDVTVLEGGYDFGPKNKSFSPDDAGIRGFYYPYKNIFNLVDELGIKPFTSWVKSAQYSEEGLEVEYPIFQDVQQLPTPFGTLFNTQFVRLPFFDRLTSLPLMTAAIDFDNTDAAWRKYDPVTAREMLKQFGCSERLYQDVFNPLIQVGLYAPAEQSSAAATLGMLYYFVLANQKHLDMVLCRGTVREKIFQPWMDFLKSQGCRFLEGRNVTDIVLDEETGCISQLICGKESFKADSFILAVGVSTLQEIIHSSAVLCAREDFLKILNLKSIDLLTVKIQLDRKVNIPYASNVSSGFDGSRAWTFFDLSIHYDELKNSTSTVVETDFYHANDLLPLKDDKIIEKVMFWLSKCVKDFENAMVIDKEIGRFPKFLTHYFPGSYKYMMRGSTSFPNLFLAGDWTINRHGSWSQEKSYVTGLEAANRVVDYLEEGAFAKIIPLEEDEPHVQSLRLLNRNLNDIRAQLPFSKYFLQ, translated from the exons ATGATGCCTAAAGTTGGCTTATTGTATGCCAATTCTGTGGCTGGGAACTCCACTCTCCGATTGAATCCCAAGATGTTTGCTTGCTGGAGGGTTTGCCTCGCTCTTCCAAGTAGTGTTAGTAATGCTAGTTTCAGACGTGGGTTTTGTTGCAGAGCAGGGGATCAAGTTGTATCTCTCACTGAACGTAAGAGCAACAAGAAAGTAATAGTTGTTGGCTCGGGATGGGCTGGGCTAGGAGCTGCTCATCACCTTTGCAAACAG GGTTTTGATGTTACTGTTCTTGAAGGTGGTTATGATTTTGGGCCCAAAAATAAGTCCTTTAGCCCTGATGATGCCGGCATCCGTG GGTTCTATTatccatataaaaatatatttaatcttgTGGATGAGCTTGGCATCAAACCCTTTACAAGCTGGGTAAAGTCTGCACAATATTCAGAAGAAGGATTGGAG GTTGAATATCCAATATTTCAAGATGTCCAGCAATTGCCAACTCCATTTGGCACATTATTCAACACTCAG TTTGTTCGATTGCCATTCTTTGATCGGTTGACATCCCTTCCTCTAATGACCGCAG CTATCGATTTTGACAATACAGACGCTGCTTGGAGGAAATATGATCCTG TTACGGCAAGGGAGATGCTCAAACAGTTTGGATGCTCAGAAAGGCTTTATCAAGATGTTTTTAATCCGTTGATTCAAGTTGGACTGTATGCACCTGCAGAGCAATCTAGTGCCGCCGCAACATTAGGAATGCTGTATTATTTCGTTCTGGCTAACCAG AAACATTTGGATATGGTATTATGTCGCGGAACAGTTAgggaaaaaatatttcaaccatGGATGGATTTCTTGAAATCCCAAGGCTGCAGGTTTTTGGAAGGTAGAAATGTTACAGATATCGTCCTTGACGAGGAAACAGGTTGCATTTCTCAATTGATTTGTGGGAAAGAGAGTTTTAAGGCTGATTCCTTCATATTGGCTGTTGGAGTCTCCACTCTCCAGGAAATAATACACAGCAG TGCAGTATTATGTGCAAGAGAAGActttctgaaaattctgaacTTGAAAAGCATAGATTTGCTTACTGTGAAGATTCAGCTTGATAGGAAG GTTAACATTCCATATGCGAGCAATGTATCATCTGGATTCGATGGCTCTCGTGCTTGGACATTTTTCGACTTGAGCATCCATTATGATGAACTAAAAAACAGTACATCGACAGTTGTTGAAACTGATTTT TATCATGCCAATGACTTATTGCCTCTAAAGGATGACAAAATCATTGAGAAAGTCATGTTTTGGCTCTCAAAGTGTGTCAAGGACTTTGAAAATGCAATGGTCATTGATAAAGAAATCGGAAGATTTCCAAAATTTCTGACTCACTATTTTCCAG GTTCATACAAGTACATGATGCGAGGATCTACGTCGTTTCCAAACTTGTTCTTGGCTGGAGATTGGACGATAAACCGCCATGGTTCCTGGTCACAG GAAAAATCGTATGTGACTGGACTGGAGGCTGCAAATAGAGTGGTGGATTATCTTGAAGAAGGAGCATTTGCCAAAATCATACCACTTGAAGAAGACGAACCTCACGTTCAATCGCTGCGACTCTTGAATCGAAATCTCAATGACATAAGAGCTCAGCTTCCGTTTTCCAAGTATTTCCTGCAATAG